In a single window of the Papaver somniferum cultivar HN1 chromosome 8, ASM357369v1, whole genome shotgun sequence genome:
- the LOC113304591 gene encoding leucoanthocyanidin dioxygenase-like, translated as MAPTLQASSIQPAEVQTSFTPNKVSNDFCNKVENLASSTDHIQLIPQEEQKENIKPLQTLQDEKKCDEIQTPPDEPNESSSRVETLSSSGIEFIPKEYIRPEEERKSISDVLGDYEKKCDMGPQIPVIDLKNMHSEDKIVREKCVEELKIASVEWGVMHLVNHGISLDLLNRVKDAGKAFFDLPIKEKEVYANDQASGKISGYGSKLANNASGQLEWEDYFFHLVFPEDKRDMSDWPKTPSDYIEVTSEYAKQLRVLATKIFSMLSLGLGLEEGRFEKEVGGLEELLMQLKINYYPKCPQPELALGVEAHTDISALTFIIHNMVPGLQVFYEEKWVTAKCVPDSIILHIGDTLEILSNGKYKSILHRGLVNKEKVRISWAVFCEPPKDKIVLQPLPELVTDSEPALFTPRTFAQHIQHKLFKKTQEALLTTPQK; from the exons atgGCTCCCACACTACAAGCATCATCAATTCAGCCAGCGGAAGTTCAAACCAGTTTTACTCCAAACAAAGTATCAAATGATTTCTGCAACAAAGTTGAAAACTTAGCAAGCAGCACTGATCACATTCAGTTGATTCCGCAAGAAGAACAGAAAGAAAATATCAAACCCCTCCAGACCCTCCAAGATGAAAAGAAATGTGATGAAATCCAAACACCTCCAGACGAACCAAACGAGTCCAGCAGCAGAGTTGAGACTTTATCAAGCAGTGGTATTGAATTCATTCCCAAGGAATACATCCGTCCCGAAGAAGAACGGAAGAGTATTAGTGATGTATTGGGAGATTATGAAAAGAAATGCGACATGGGGCCTCAAATTCCTGTTATAGATTTAAAAAATATGCATTCCGAGGATAAAATCGTGAGGGAGAAATGCGTAGAGGAGTTGAAGATAGCCTCAGTTGAATGGGGAGTCATGCATCTGGTTAACCATGGAATTTCTTTGGATCTTCTTAATCGCGTTAAGGACGCTGGTAAGGCATTTTTTGATCTtcctataaaagaaaaagaagtttaTGCTAATGACCAGGCCTCGGGTAAAATCTCTGGGTATGGTAGTAAGCTCGCGAATAATGCTAGCGGGCAGCTTGAATGGGAGGATTATTTCTTTCATCTTGTTTTCCCGGAAGATAAGCGGGATATGTCAGATTGGCCTAAGACGCCTAGTGATTATAT CGAGGTGACAAGCGAATACGCAAAGCAACTTCGCGTACTTGCAACGAAGATTTTCTCGATGCTCTCGCTTGGTCTAGGACTCGAAGAAGGCAGATTCGAAAAGGAAGTGGGTGGATTGGAAGAACTATTGATGCAGTTGAAGATAAACTACTACCCAAAATGCCCACAACCAGAACTTGCCTTAGGGGTTGAAGCTCATACAGATATCAGTGCACTGACTTTCATTATTCACAACATGGTTCCTGGTTTGCAAGTTTTCTATGAAGAAAAATGGGTAACCGCAAAATGCGTACCGGATTCGATAATCTTACACATCGGCGACACCTTAGAAATACTCAGCAATGGTAAGTACAAAAGCATACTTCACAGGGGACTTGTAAACAAGGAGAAAGTTCGGATTTCTTGGGCTGTTTTTTGTGAACCACCTAAAGATAAGATTGTTCTACAACCATTGCCTGAACTTGTTACTGATTCGGAACCAGCATTGTTTACTCCTCGTACTTTTGCTCAGCATATTCAGCATAAGCTCTTCAAGAAGACCCAAGAAGCTTTGCTCACCACCCCCCAAAAGTAA